One window of the Eucalyptus grandis isolate ANBG69807.140 chromosome 6, ASM1654582v1, whole genome shotgun sequence genome contains the following:
- the LOC104445905 gene encoding U-box domain-containing protein 33 — MTLPEFGVPAVMPSFRRVAPELVTLDFEDVIYVAAGKDVKEGKAKLVWTVHQSRGNVKICIIHVLVPSKTIPMGGLGAEIPANSANEILLREHRENERINMHKILDTYLHVCEEMGVPAEKKYIESDSVHEGIVELIRLHRIGKLVMGAVADGCCFKKMTEIKSRKAIFIRDKAHVSCQIRFIYNGHLIHTREDQTAEAIVEVPTNAPSPTTPALGAGKSVFLKSRSATVQRSGTAKLSNPFQDLMRRAFSLNADRRAVRPIASPSPASIPSDQSNAEGMLERQDTPQELATSLSHHLQLIWSVYHTGHSSFSNTLVCAAVFMFSSQEAMSLA, encoded by the exons ATGACACTTCCCGAGTTCGGAGTCCCGGCCGTCATGCCGAGCTTTCGCAGGGTTGCACCTGAACTGGTGACGCTGGATTTCGAAGACGTGATTTATGTTGCAGCTGGGAAGGATGTGAAAGAGGGCAAAGCGAAGCTTGTTTGGACAGTGCATCAATCCAGAGGCAACGTCAAGATCTGTATCATTCATGTTCTAGTTCCTTCGAAGACGATCCCCATGG GCGGCCTGGGTGCCGAGATCCCCGCGAACTCGGCGAACGAGATCTTGTTGAGGGAACACAGAGAAAACGAGAGGATAAACATGCATAAGATCTTGGATACCTACCTGCATGTTTGTGAAGAAATGGGg GTACCAGCAGAGAAAAAGTACATAGAATCGGACAGCGTTCATGAGGGAATTGTGGAGCTCATACGTTTACATAGGATCGGAAAGCTTGTAATGGGTGCAGTAGCAGACGGATGCTGTTTCAA GAAGATGACAGAAATCAAGTCCAGAAAAGCCATCTTCATTCGCGATAAAGCACATGTCTCTTGTCAAATTCGGTTTATCTACAACGGGCACCTCATTCACACAAG GGAAGATCAAACAGCTGAAGCCATTGTAGAAGTTCCTACTAATGCACCATCACCAACGACTCCAGCCCTTGGAGCTGGAAAGTCAGTTTTCTTGAAATCACGATCCGCCACAGTGCAGAGAAGTGGTACGGCAAAGTTGAGCAATCCATTTCAAGACCTTATGAGAAGAGCGTTCTCCTTGAACGCCGATCGACGTGCTGTGAGGCCAATAGCTTCTCCTTCCCCAGCTAGCATTCCTTCCGATCAGTCTAATGCGGAGGGCATGCTGGAGAGGCAAGACACTCCCCAAGAACTCGCAACAAGCCTTTCCCATCATCTGCAGTTGATTTGGTCGGTCTATCATACCGGCCATTCATCATTTTCCAACACTCTGGTATGCGCAGCTGTTTTCATGTTCTCTAGCCAGGAGGCCATGTCTCTAGCTTAA